AGAAATTACATCGCAGTAAGGTCAAGTCTGCGCAACAGGAGTTCCAGCGTCTGCAAACCGAGTCAAAGCAAATTAACGCGATTCTGGAGGCTTTGGCTCCGGTTTCCACTTTGGAATCGAAATTGGAAGCATTAGAAACGACATACGAGCGTTTACAATCGGAGAACCAGCAGATTCAACGACTGGAAACTTTGATTCAAGATTTAGAGGCTTCCTCTCAGACGGTAACGAATTTGCGAAAAACAGTTACTGCGTTAAATGAGCTACCAATAGAGTTAGAACAAAAAAATGAAAAACCATTAGAATCATTGATTCGGCGATCAGTCGCCGTAAAGCAGCAAGTGGAACTGACCCATCTTAATGTATCGGTAATGGCAACGTTAAATGAACCTCCTGAATTGGAAGAGGTAACCGTTCTGGATTCGCTCATCTATGATATTGAGGTTCAACAACAGCGATCTGATCGAGACAATTTAACAGTAGAGTGTCTGAAGGCGTTAAGTGATCCTCCCCAGTTGGTTGAGTCAGATCGATTACAGACGATGATTGAGACCATGATATTGGCGGAGGAGAGGGTCCGCGTCGATCAGATCGAATTTATGATTCTGGAAAAGTGCAGCACGCCGCCTGAACTCGCAGATTTAGACAGAATCGAACAATTCTGTCGGCAATGGGAAGAGGCGTCATCTCAATTTGAATCCACGCAGCAGGACTATCAAGTCTGTGAGAAAGAGTATGAACTGATTCGCGCTGAAATGGTGAACTGGGTGAAAGAAAATCCGACCTGTCCCACTTGTGGAGCAGAAATGGACCCCGATCAGTTCATCCAGTCAGCAGAAGTGGGACTGAAAGGGCACACACATGGAACATGAGTCATACCGTGGTGTGCTGTTGATTGGCGACCCGCATATTGAAGGGAGAGTTCCCGGCTTTCGCAAAGATGACTATCCACAAGTCGTACTGGAGAAACTCAGCTGGTGTCTGAAAACTGCAAAGGAGCAGATGCTCTTGCCTGTGATTTTGGGGGATCTGTTTCATGTACCGCGCGACAATCAAAACTGGTTGCTGTGTCAGTTAATGACACTTTTTGATCCCCCCGTCTATGGGATTTATGGAAATCATGACTGTCGAGAGAACCAGCTCACAGAACACGACACACTCAGTATCTTGGTAGAAGCGGGCAAGTATCGTCTTCTTTCAGAAGAAACGCCCTGGCAGGGGACGATGCAGGGCCGCAAGGTGATCGTCGGGGGTACGTCCTGGGGTAAGAAATTACCTAAATCTGTGGAGTTCCAGAGTGAAGATGTTTCACCTTTGATCATTTGGGTCACGCATCACGATCTGATTGTCCCCGGTTATGAGGAACAGGGGCATTTTAAGCCTTTTGAAATGGTTGGCGTCGATTATGTGATCAATGGTCACATTCACCGTTCGCTGGCAGATGTGAAAAAAGGGCAGACCACCTGGGTCACACCCGGGAACATCATTCGCAGATCGCGCAGCGATGCTTCACGAGCCCACGTTCCCTCTGTACTGAAGCTGGAAGTGACAGACAAGGGCTGGGAACGTACCGTACTCGAAGTCCCACATCAGCCTTTTGATGAAGTTTTCTTTGAAGAAGTCATCGAAGAATCAGAAACGGGAGTGCCCTCTGCCTTTATTTCCGGTTTGGCGGAATTACAATCGAGAAGAACGGATACCGGGGCTGGTTTACAGTTCTTCCTGGAAAAGAATCTGGAACAGTTCAATTCAACAGTTGCAGATGAGATACAAAAATTAGCAAGTGAGGTTTCCAGTCATGTCAACGAGTAATCAAAGTCCTGTACCTGATATCGAAACATTGACGGCACAGTTCCAAAAGTTAAACAAACGTAAAATCGAATCCGAACGCGATTTGGTGAATGCAGAAAAACATCTGAATGATCTCAAACAGCAGGCGCAGGATGAATACGGGACTGATCATCTCGATGAATTGAAGGAAAAGCTGGAACAGATAAAGACCGAAAATGAACGCAAACGGGCTGAGTACCATCAAACCCTTGAGCAAATTGAAACCGAATTAACTAAAATTGAAACCGAACATCAGACGACTGATGCATCCTGACGATTTTCTATTGGAATCACTCTGAACTTATGACCGAAACATTTTCCAGTTCGGAATCCTCCAACTCCCAACAGGAGTTGCGTTCCCCCAAAGCATTGCAGCGTCGATGTTGGGAACTGGATGCGGTCCGTAAACAGAAAATCAAAGAGGCAGCACAACTCTCCGATCAAATGCAGGAAACAGAGCAATACCTTGCGACTTCTGAGGAGGTGACTGAAGCCTTGGAGGCACTGAGTTCACAGCTCTTTGAACAACAATTGGCGTTGATACAGGAAAAGCTGACGATTGCCCTGCAGGAAGTGTTAGAACAACCTTTGAAGCTAAATGCTGTTGCAGAATGGAAACGTAACGGAGCCAGTGTTGAATTTCAGATCGAGCGCGATGGGAATCTGGAAGATATTATCAGAGGTCAGGGGGGCTCGGTTGCGAATATCCTGTCGGTTGGTTTACGGATGTTTGCCTTAATGACACTGGATGAGTCAGAACACAGGCGGGTCCTGGTGCTGGATGAGCAGGATTGCTGGTTGCGACCAGATCTGGTACCTCGACTAGTAAAAATTATTCACGAAGCAGGACAAGCGCTCGGTTTTCAAATTATTATGATCAGTCACCATGATCCCACGCTGTTTGAACGATACGCAGATTGTATTTACCAGTTTACCCCTTCTGCAGGGGGGGTTCAGGTTCAACGGATTGAAACCGATTGGCAAATGAGTGACTGAATTAAGTAAACTCTTTCGCTGATATTTTGCTGAAGGGCAGAGAAGATTCAATGGCACAGACGAAATACAAGACGAGCCCGGTATCAACTACAAAAATGCCTGCCGGAATTCCTTATATTGTGGGGAACGAAGCAGCTGAGCGCTTCAGCTTTTACGGCATGCGGGGGATTTTGGTTGTCTTTATGACCAAATACATTCTCAATGCCAGTGGTGAGCCAGACTATATGTCGAAGGGCGATGCGTCTGCCATCTTTCATCTCTTCGTTGCTGCCGCCTATTTTTTTCCGCTGTTGGGTTCACTACTCTCAGATGTGCTCTGGGGGAAATATAAAACGATATTGGTGCTTTCCATTGTCTACTGTCTCGGCCATTTGGCTTTAGCCATTGATGTGACTCGTACTGGGCTTTACCTGGGCCTGATTCTGATCTCGATTGGTGCCGGCGGGATTAAACCCTGTGTTTCAGCACATGTGGGAGACCAGTTTGGTAATGGGAACAAGCATTTACTCAGTAAAGTCTTTGGCTGGTTTTATCTGGCCATTAATCTGGGAGCCTTCTTTTCTTCTCTGCTCATTCCCGAAGTCTTAAGAACCTATGGTCCACATTACGCATTCGGAATCCCAGGACTGTTGATGTTCATCGCCACGATTCTGTTCTGGATGGGGCGTAATAAATTTGTGCATATTCCTCCATCCGGTTGGGAAAAGTTTCGAAAAGAGACATTTGGCAAAGAGGGATTACAGGCCTTACTGAATTTATCGGTCCTCTATTATGTTTTCCTACCTGTATTCTGGGCATTATTCGATCAGACGGGATCTTCCTGGGTGTTGCAGGGGTTGCAGATGACTTCATCTAAAATCGCAGGTTTTGAGCTCACAGCCGCGAAAGTCCAGGCATTCAATCCCCTTTTCATTCTTATTTTAGTACCGACGTTTTCGTATCTCGTTTATCCTCTGATTGATAAAGTTTTCCCACTGACACCCTTGCGAAAAATATCCATTGGATTTTTTTTAGCGGCCGCCTCATTTGCCATCAGTGCGCTCATCCAGATTCAAATTGATGCAAATCCGACAAGCCCTCCTCATCTTCTCTGGCAGGCGGTACCTTATTTTGTGCTGACGGCAGGTGAAGTGATGGTTTCCATCACCTGTTTGGAGTTTTCGTATACCCAGGCTCCAAAATCGATGAAATCGTTTATTATGTCGCTCTATTTTCTCTCAGTGACAGTTGGGAATTTACTGACAGCGGGTGTGAATAAATTCAATATAATTGATAAAGAGACTTCCTATCTGGAAGGGGCCGACTATTTCTGGTTCTTTTCCGGAATCATGTTTGTGGCGGCGGTCCTGTTTATCTTTGTAGCAAAACACTATCGTGGTAAGACCTATATTCAGGGCGATGAATCCGACACATCGCTGGCTCAGGAAGAAGGGGTTCAATAAGCTTTTACAAATCTATTGCAAGAAGCTTTTCTTTACGCTCAATTTTGTTATGATTTGTTCAATGCAGTGAGTGACTGCTGGGGCAATCTAGTTAAATCGTACTTTAAAATTTATGTAGTTTAAGCAAGGAATGAAAAATGCGTTTCTCTCAGGCGTTTCAGGTAATGGTTTGCAGTATCGGGTTGGCATTGTTTGTGGGTTGTGCAGCGAAAGATGACACACGAACTTTTGATGATAAGGATTCAGAGGCGTCTGCGAAAGCAGAGCACGAACATGGACATGACCATGGTCCCAACGGCGGTCATCTTCTGGAGGTAGGCGAAGAACAATATCATGTCGAAGTGATGTTTGACAATGAAGGTCGAACATTGACAGCGTTTATTTTGGGACCTGATGCCAAAACACCGTTTCCGATTGAAGTGGAAACCATCGACTTCGATATGGAAGTGGGTGACAAAGAGCACGAGATTCCACTCGCTGCCAAACCGTTAGAAGGTGAAAAAGAGGGCAAGTCATCACGCTTCGTCGCAGAGGGGAAAGCCATCCCGGATTCGATCAAGGCGGAATCCGATTTGAATGGCCACTTCCATCTGGATATTGGCGAAGATCACTTCCATGTTGATCTGAAGCATGGAGACCATGATCATGATGGACATGACCATGATGATCACAAAGATCACGACCATGATAAAGAACACGCTGATGATAAAGACAAAAAAGCCGATGCTGCTAAAGAAGAGCCCAAAAAGGATGAAGCTAAAGCAGACGATAAGGAATAGGTTGATCGCTTTCAACTGACTGAATAAAAAACTCCCCTACTCAAAAAAGTAGGGGAGTTTTTATTTTGTCTTTGCTGTTTCTTCTATTTTTCTATAGCCAGAAGAAGCGTCGGCAGGTTTCTACAACATCGCCAAACAGAACGTAGAACAGACTGCGTTGTCCGCAATCAATTTTAGCGCTGACTTCCGCTCCAATGCGTAACGAAGGCAATTTTTCTTTTTCAAATGTCGCATAGGTTTCCACAATACTACCAGTTTCTTCGGATTGATTAGCACGTGTCGAAATCTCAGTCACTTCGCCTTCATAGCTTAATTCGTTCGAAGTGGCCAGAATGAATTCTACGGGCAAGTCGATGTCTCCTTTTCGATCCATCGCTTTGAGAATATGTCCCATCCGCTTTTCTTCCACATCGAGTTCCAACTGCCAGGGGCCCGTATCGTCCATAATTTCCAGTAGTAATTCACCACGTTGAACGGGACGGTCTTTTAAAAGTTGTTCAATTTGGAACGTGGTGACCACACCATCAATGGGAGCTTTGACATTCAATTTAGCAAGGCGACCCTCTAGAATCTCAAGGTGTTTTTTGAGCCCAAAGATTTCAGTTCGTAGTTCATTCCTTTTACCAGTTAACTCGATAATATCCTTGTTTGGCCGTTTGTCATTTCCTGTTTGTAAATTTGCGACCGTGGCTTGCAATTGTAATGCTAAACCTCTGAGTTCGTTTTTTACACCTAGTACTTCTGCTTTTAATTCGTCATTGCGGATTTCGACCAGCAGATCTCCTTTTTTCACACGCTGGCCACTTTCCACATGAATGTCAACCACCTCACCTTCCCAGTTGGTAAACACTTCGCGTTGGATTGTGGGCATCAATCTGCCATCACAAGAAACACGATAATCATAGGGCACCAAAGCGAGTGTGATTCCGACAGCAATGATGACTGCAAGAATCAGCAGAGTTTTTACCAGGGTTTTCCCACGCAAGGCTGCAAAGCAACGACCGATGAATCTCCAGAACGGCATCAGGAAGATACTTTCGTAACTACGTGAATTCGCGATACCAGTGGCAATATGGCCGGATAACAATTCTGCATGATTTTCTAAATGTGGCCTTGGTTGACTATCGGTAATCTGTTCGACGATCAGCCCACCAATCAACTTTTTCGGCACGTCACTTTTTCGACCGCTTAAAGCCTCTTCATCATGTTTAATCATTTTGTCAGGCTCAAAGAGTGGTACGATCAAAATCATACGGGTCCCACTTTCCTGCAGATAATCTGCCAGTGGTTCCTCAATTTGAGGTGGAATTGCATCCACGGCTCCTGAATAAATAAAGGTCTCCCGCATCGAAAGCACTTTATTCGAGAGCTTGGAGAGTAGTCTTACGGTGTTCGCGCGTTTGTTTACTTTATCCTGACCATTAATGGCAGTGATAACTGTTTTTTTACCGTACTGCATGGCGAGACTCACTCGGTCTGCATTCAGTAGTTGCCTGCCATCATTAACTACCGTAGCGCCCACTTCTGATAAATCCAGGCTGCGATGCAGTTGCAACACAAACTGGTCGACTTCTTCCCAAACTTCCAGTGAGGCATCGGTTTTACTGGCTTTCTCGTGTTCTGCCAGATAGTGCGACGCATAACCAGACATTTGCTCCACAAATTGCAAATAACCGGGATGGGCCTGTTTGGGAGAATTTGGGCGTTGGAAGATTTCAATCACACCAACCGGCTTTTTCCGAATCGATAAGGCAGCGACGACAATCAGGTTATCCGTGGGTAAATGCACATCAGTGTCACTATCAGCGGTAAAAATGCGTGCTTCGGCGGTGGATAAGACATCAGACAATAATCGTTGGTTCTTCAGAATGGCTTCCGGCTCTTCATAAAAACCAGTGTCAGCCAGATTGACTTCGCTTTTGATCGCGAGCCGACCACTCTCATCAATTAACCAAGCAGCACCTGCCGTTGCCCCGAGGCCGGCAACGACCCTGCGGAGAAACTCACGGAAAAATGTTTCCGGTGCCACATTTGAATGAGCGAACTCTTCAATTTCCCGTGCGATACGAACAACACGTTCACGGGTCTGGCTGGGTGATTGAGTGCTTGTCATCGAGATTGATTACCTGTTAGTTATTTCTTTTAGTATCAATTCTTATACTTCTTAAGAAGCAAAGTCTTCTGAAATTTATACGGTACAAAAGGCAGAATATATAGTTTTAGATGTCTCTTCTCGCCGTTTTTCGTGATATGGACAGTCTTACATAAGCAGATTTTATTCGGAAATGTGACTGTTTGCAAAATCCCATTTCCTCGTATCTCCCATTTTTTCCCTATGTTGTGTAAAAGAAACGGAAGATTTGTCTAACCCCTTCAACACCAAAGAATCGTATAAAACGTCTTCTTTGAGAAGAGACGCTCAAATATTTAAAGTATAACATGCGTATAAAAGAAACAAACCATAATTTGAAATCTGACAGCCACTTACAACGAGTCAGTGGGTAAAGGAGCGGGGAAATTGAGTGTGCAGATTACAGGAATGGGTGATTTGTGCCGTTTGTGTCATTCATAGAGACAAGGTGTCTCGTCTCAACCAGGCGTTAGGTTCCGATCCAACCCTGAAAATTCACAATAGCATCATGAAAAATCGCTTGTCAGTGGGGGCAGAGAGACGTTAGATATATGGCTCAGAAGTGTCTATATTTATATATGCTGGAGCATGTTGACATAGAAATCATAAACGGAAGTATTGAGACCTTCCCGAACTACTTGGATCCACATTGAGGATGAAGTGATGAAGTTAAACTTAGCGAAGACTTTTTGCTGTGCGATACTGTTAATTGGGACAAGTTGGATCTTGACCGAAAGCAGTTCGAATGCAGGTGAACAACCGCAGAATAGATCGGATTCAGCAGCACCTGTTTCTGCCATTACAATCAATGAATGCCGCATTAAGTTAATTGATCGCGTCATTTTAGGTAGTGATCGACCTGGTGTCTTGGATTACGTAGAGCCCAGTGAAGGGGAAAAAGTCAAAAAAGGGCAGGAGATTGCCGCGTTAAAAACGGAATCACTTAAAGCGGCACGCAAAACAGCCGAAACGCGTGCCACAAATGATATTGAGATTCGTTACTCCAAAAAAGCCAGAGACACTTCTTATGTTGAATTGGAAATCAATCTGGATATTAACAAACGCGTCCCAGGCACTATTACACCACTGGATATCAAGCGTTTGGAACTGAATGCCGAAAAGAGCGATTTACAAATTGAACAGGCTGAGATGGAATTCCTGATGAATAAATTGCAGCTTGAAGAAATCGACGCTCAGCTCAAAGAAACTAAGATTATTGCACCCTTTGACGGGGTTGTGACTAAAAAATTCCGCTCCACTGGCGAAGTCGTACGTCATGGAGATGAAGTGTTGGAGTTAGTCAGCACGAAACGGGTTAAAGTCGAAGGTTACGTAAATATTCAAGATACGTGGAAGTTTCATGAGGGAACTCCGGTTGAAGTCGAAGTGGACATTCCCGGAATCCGTTTACCCATCGAAGATCGAAAATATCATGGAAAAATTACATTTATCGATGTCGAAGTTGAGCCCATTCATGGAAAGTCTATCAAAGTTTGGGCAGAAGTGGAGAATCTCGACAATGTTCTGAAAGCTGGGTATATGGCCACGATGAAGATCCTGCCCGATAAGTCAGACAGCAAAGTCGCTCAGGAAACATCGGTTAAAAAGTAATCATTGCGTTTGACACAGACTGATACCAAAGAACTCCACATTACTGTTAAAGACCTTTCTTGCTCATGAGTACTTTAAGCGAATCCATGACATCCTCAACGGAACGACCGATTCCGTTGAGCGTGCGCGATGATTTGATCAGCAAGTGGATTCACTATAAAGGTCTTGGTTATTGGGTCATTAAAGATCCGGTTTCATTGAAGTACACACGATTGCATCCAGAACAATACTATATACTGAATTTGTTGAACGGAGAACTCAGTCCCGAAGAAATCAAAGATGAGGTCCATCGGCAATTTCCGACCTTGTTACTTTCCATTTCAGAGATTCAGCAATTAATTGCTGACTTGTATCGAAAAGGTCTGCTGACCAGCGGGCGCCCCGGGCAAGGGGTCACACTGATAAAACAGCACCGGGAAGAAAAAAAGAAAAAGATCTTTACCACGTTTAAGAATCTGCTTTATCTCAGGTTGCCTGGTTGGGACCCGGAAACTTCATTGCAGAAATTATATCCTTATGTGCAATGGATGTGGCGTCCCTGGGCAACGACGATGTTTGCTTTGTTAATTGTTTCATCCTGGATTCTGATTGGTGTTCAGTTCGAAGTCTTTCGTAGCAAATTACCCGAATTTCAGCAATTTTTCGGCTGGCCCAATCTGATGTATATGTGGTTTGTGCTCGGGGCTGCTAAAGTGGTGCATGAATTTGGCCATGGATTGTCGTGCAAGCATTACGGCGGCGAATGCCATGGTATGGGGATTATGTTTTTAGTGTTTAGCCCTTGCCTCTATTGTGATGTTTCTGATTCCTGGATGCTGAGGAATAAATGGAAGCGAATCATTATCGGTGGCGCGGGAATGTATATTGAAGTGATCATGTCTGCGATTGCCGTTTGGGTGTGGTGGTTCACAAAGCCAGGCTTGCTGAATCACTTAGCGTTAAATCTGTTTTTTGTATCGACGGTTACCACCGTGATATTTAATGCCAACCCATTGATGCGATTCGATGGTTACTACATGATGAGCGATTTTCTTGAAATACCTAATTTAAGGCAAAAAGCAGATAAGCATCTTCGTGAT
The Gimesia aquarii DNA segment above includes these coding regions:
- a CDS encoding POT family MFS transporter, with product MAQTKYKTSPVSTTKMPAGIPYIVGNEAAERFSFYGMRGILVVFMTKYILNASGEPDYMSKGDASAIFHLFVAAAYFFPLLGSLLSDVLWGKYKTILVLSIVYCLGHLALAIDVTRTGLYLGLILISIGAGGIKPCVSAHVGDQFGNGNKHLLSKVFGWFYLAINLGAFFSSLLIPEVLRTYGPHYAFGIPGLLMFIATILFWMGRNKFVHIPPSGWEKFRKETFGKEGLQALLNLSVLYYVFLPVFWALFDQTGSSWVLQGLQMTSSKIAGFELTAAKVQAFNPLFILILVPTFSYLVYPLIDKVFPLTPLRKISIGFFLAAASFAISALIQIQIDANPTSPPHLLWQAVPYFVLTAGEVMVSITCLEFSYTQAPKSMKSFIMSLYFLSVTVGNLLTAGVNKFNIIDKETSYLEGADYFWFFSGIMFVAAVLFIFVAKHYRGKTYIQGDESDTSLAQEEGVQ
- a CDS encoding metallophosphoesterase, producing MEHESYRGVLLIGDPHIEGRVPGFRKDDYPQVVLEKLSWCLKTAKEQMLLPVILGDLFHVPRDNQNWLLCQLMTLFDPPVYGIYGNHDCRENQLTEHDTLSILVEAGKYRLLSEETPWQGTMQGRKVIVGGTSWGKKLPKSVEFQSEDVSPLIIWVTHHDLIVPGYEEQGHFKPFEMVGVDYVINGHIHRSLADVKKGQTTWVTPGNIIRRSRSDASRAHVPSVLKLEVTDKGWERTVLEVPHQPFDEVFFEEVIEESETGVPSAFISGLAELQSRRTDTGAGLQFFLEKNLEQFNSTVADEIQKLASEVSSHVNE
- a CDS encoding efflux RND transporter periplasmic adaptor subunit; protein product: MKLNLAKTFCCAILLIGTSWILTESSSNAGEQPQNRSDSAAPVSAITINECRIKLIDRVILGSDRPGVLDYVEPSEGEKVKKGQEIAALKTESLKAARKTAETRATNDIEIRYSKKARDTSYVELEINLDINKRVPGTITPLDIKRLELNAEKSDLQIEQAEMEFLMNKLQLEEIDAQLKETKIIAPFDGVVTKKFRSTGEVVRHGDEVLELVSTKRVKVEGYVNIQDTWKFHEGTPVEVEVDIPGIRLPIEDRKYHGKITFIDVEVEPIHGKSIKVWAEVENLDNVLKAGYMATMKILPDKSDSKVAQETSVKK
- a CDS encoding HlyD family efflux transporter periplasmic adaptor subunit; its protein translation is MTSTQSPSQTRERVVRIAREIEEFAHSNVAPETFFREFLRRVVAGLGATAGAAWLIDESGRLAIKSEVNLADTGFYEEPEAILKNQRLLSDVLSTAEARIFTADSDTDVHLPTDNLIVVAALSIRKKPVGVIEIFQRPNSPKQAHPGYLQFVEQMSGYASHYLAEHEKASKTDASLEVWEEVDQFVLQLHRSLDLSEVGATVVNDGRQLLNADRVSLAMQYGKKTVITAINGQDKVNKRANTVRLLSKLSNKVLSMRETFIYSGAVDAIPPQIEEPLADYLQESGTRMILIVPLFEPDKMIKHDEEALSGRKSDVPKKLIGGLIVEQITDSQPRPHLENHAELLSGHIATGIANSRSYESIFLMPFWRFIGRCFAALRGKTLVKTLLILAVIIAVGITLALVPYDYRVSCDGRLMPTIQREVFTNWEGEVVDIHVESGQRVKKGDLLVEIRNDELKAEVLGVKNELRGLALQLQATVANLQTGNDKRPNKDIIELTGKRNELRTEIFGLKKHLEILEGRLAKLNVKAPIDGVVTTFQIEQLLKDRPVQRGELLLEIMDDTGPWQLELDVEEKRMGHILKAMDRKGDIDLPVEFILATSNELSYEGEVTEISTRANQSEETGSIVETYATFEKEKLPSLRIGAEVSAKIDCGQRSLFYVLFGDVVETCRRFFWL
- a CDS encoding AAA family ATPase — encoded protein: MLKRITLHNFMSHSHTVIDLSAGLTVLTGPNNCGKSAFVTALQILAENTSGDFMVRHGEKECRVIVETDDEHTIEWKRKKKTVSYCVDGEDFHRLRNDVPDKLRSLLRLSKVKSGDSDQFDVHFGEQKSPIFLLNDRGSRAARFFASSSDASVLIEMQKLHRSKVKSAQQEFQRLQTESKQINAILEALAPVSTLESKLEALETTYERLQSENQQIQRLETLIQDLEASSQTVTNLRKTVTALNELPIELEQKNEKPLESLIRRSVAVKQQVELTHLNVSVMATLNEPPELEEVTVLDSLIYDIEVQQQRSDRDNLTVECLKALSDPPQLVESDRLQTMIETMILAEERVRVDQIEFMILEKCSTPPELADLDRIEQFCRQWEEASSQFESTQQDYQVCEKEYELIRAEMVNWVKENPTCPTCGAEMDPDQFIQSAEVGLKGHTHGT
- a CDS encoding DNA repair protein — translated: MTETFSSSESSNSQQELRSPKALQRRCWELDAVRKQKIKEAAQLSDQMQETEQYLATSEEVTEALEALSSQLFEQQLALIQEKLTIALQEVLEQPLKLNAVAEWKRNGASVEFQIERDGNLEDIIRGQGGSVANILSVGLRMFALMTLDESEHRRVLVLDEQDCWLRPDLVPRLVKIIHEAGQALGFQIIMISHHDPTLFERYADCIYQFTPSAGGVQVQRIETDWQMSD